From one Anguilla rostrata isolate EN2019 chromosome 12, ASM1855537v3, whole genome shotgun sequence genomic stretch:
- the zgc:162193 gene encoding TRPM8 channel-associated factor homolog encodes MSREESYCALMQGVDQLDFKGLPIPNDLALMGDDAFPLAMNPRGQVLMAASTYGKGRLVVLGHEAMLTAFPVVVENALVWLNPTSDSAVAVHPSCEAMLANLCYTSILAETGCYREGLGVYVTNAYTMGEIDKDLVAFLKGGGGLLVAGQAWKWAKENPKENALTGFPGNKVSSVAGIYFTELKGELGVFPVPPQIPSSWLAASIDKDFEDDMEFLLKGVTEFNITGGATPSEVMVHGPLAFPIATDDAARAFFAGAYYGQGRIIVTTHEGYLGNQNLVPFLLNVIRWLDEGRNGEVGVQPRLTGAHALLSTSGLTCTKTDFRDNLSVYVCTSYSDQQAAEIQEFVAEGGGLFIGGHGWNWAQKNRGLNVLTDYPGNRILNKLGFSILGNTLRPGTYKAPNPGHLGNEAYRFRGMLKQMAGHVTSGQELKPHELNSLQRLGGDCTSYLRMRAHDCLTYTGVLELLTDVVKTGGVPQVGQDCPVKKPIEHLLLSVGSELYKATPNPDELLPYIIKDQPNLPVIHNVTVKISGQAAGGEEWKSTGLYLSPGMKTYMSIPPKIVKKGWKVQIGCQTDYVGGAAVLKRAPVVHERFDVDAEMIEVSNLWGGLIYLVTPAKSDEGELEIVVQNAIAAPYYKSGETTVEDWVRYIRDAPAPWAEMEFENIIITMHSTTVRGVDQPDKVAELWDSIMRAVADLAATPPKFARKERYVADVQISHGFMHAGYPVMMHSSSALSLVNPELARSNGIWGAIHELGHNQQRGGWEFPPHTTECTCNLWSIYVHETVLGMNRASAHGGLSPDGRKCRKEAFQKDPNLSKWSVWVALETYVQLQEEFGWDAFKKVFAAYQTMKNVPRDNPGKMNLFAETFSRTVNKNLAPFFKAWAWPILPATEQKLADLPAWTDHPMSKPPS; translated from the exons ATGTCCCGCGAGGAATCCTATTGCGCCCTGATGCAGGGCGTGGACCAGCTTGACTTCAAGGGGCTGCCCATACCCAACGACCTGGCGCTGATGGGAGACGACGCCTTCCCCCTGGCCATGAACCCCCGGGGGCAGGTCCTGATGGCGGCCTCCACCTACGGCAAGGGCCGGCTGGTGGTGCTGGGCCACGAGGCCATGCTCACCGCCTTCCCCGTCGTGGTGGAGAACGCCCTGGTGTGGCTGAATCCCACCTCCGACTCCGCGGTGGCCGTCCACCCGTCCTGCGAGGCCATGCTGGCCAACCTCTGCTACACCAGCATCCTGGCGGAGACGGGCTGCTACCGCGAGGGGCTGGGCGTGTACGTCACCAACGCCTACACCATGGGCGAGATCGACAAGGACCTGGTGGCCTTCCTGAAGGGAGGGGGCGGTCTGCTGGTGGCCGGACAGGCCTGGAAATGGGCGAAGGAGAACCCCAAGGAAAACGCCCTGACGGGTTTCCCGGGCAACAAGGTCTCCAGCGTGGCGGGGATTTACTTCACCGAGCTGAAGGGGGAGCTGGGTGTGTTCCCCGTGCCCCCGCAGATACCCTCCAGCTGGCTGGCAGCGTC AATAGACAAAGACTTTGAGGATGATATGGAGTTCCTGCTGAAGGGGGTGACCGAGTTCAACATCACGGGCGGGGCGACTCCCTCTGAGGTCATGGTTCACGGGCCCCTGGCGTTCCCCATCGCCACAGACGATGCCGCCCGGGCCTTCTTCGCCGGCGCCTACTACGGGCAGGGGCGCATCATCGTCACCACCCACGAGGGCTACCTGGGCAACCAAAACCTGGTCCCGTTCCTGCTCAACGTCATTCGCTGGCTGGACGAGGGCCGCAATGGCGAGGTGGGCGTCCAGCCCCGGCTGACCGGCGCCCACGCCCTGCTCAGCACGTCGGGCCTGACCTGCACCAAGACCGACTTCCGGGACAACCTGAGCGTGTACGTGTGCACCTCGTACAGCGACCAGCAGGCCGCCGAAATCCAGGAGTTCGTGGCGGAGGGCGGGGGGCTCTTCATCGGCGGCCACGGCTGGAACTGGGCGCAGAAGAACCGGGGCCTCAACGTCCTGACCGACTACCCCGGCAACCGCATCCTGAACAAGCTGGGCTTCAGCATCCTGGGGAACACGCTGAGGCCGGGCACGTACAAGGCGCCGAACCCCGGCCACCTGGGCAACGAAGCCTACCGCTTCCGCGGCATGCTGAAGCAGATGGCCGGTCACGTGACCTCGGGCCAGGAGCTGAAGCCGCACGAGCTGAACAGCCTGCAGCGGCTGGGCGGCGACTGCACCTCCTACCTGCGCATGCGGGCGCACGACTGCCTCACCTACACCGGCGTCCTGGAGCTGCTCACAGACGTGGTGAAGACGGGCGGCGTGCCGCAGGTGGGCCAGGACTGCCCCGTCAAGAAGCCCATAGAGCACCTGCTCCTCAGCGTCGGCAGCGAGCTGTACAAGGCCACGCCCAACCCGGACGAGCTCCTGCCCTACATCATCAAGGACCAGCCCAACCTGCCCGTGATCCACAACGTCACGGTGAAGATCAGCGGCCAAGCCGCAG GTGGAGAGGAATGGAAGAGCACGGGCCTGTATCTTTCTCCCGGAATGAAGACATACATGTCTATCCCCCCTAAAATCGTCAAGAAAGGGTGGAAG GTGCAGATCGGCTGCCAGACGGACTACGTCGGCGGGGCGGCCGTGCTGAAGAGGGCCCCGGTGGTGCACGAGCGGTTCGACGTGGACGCGGAAATGATCGAGGTGTCCAACCTGTGGGGCGGCCTCATCTACCTGGTGACCCCGGCCAAGAGTGACGAGGGAGAGCTGGAGATCGTGGTGCAGAACGCCATCGCCGCTCCCTACTACAAATCCG GGGAGACTACTGTGGAGGACTGGGTGAGGTACATCCGGGACGCCCCCGCCCCGTGGGCTGAGATGGAGTTTGAGAACATCATCATTACGATGCACTCGACGACTGTGAGGGGGGTGGACCAGCCCGACAAGGTGGCGGAGTTGTGGGACAGCATCATGAGGGCCGTGGCCGACCTGGCAGCCACGCCCCCCAAGTTTGCACGGAAGGAGCGCTACGTGGCCGACGTGCAAATCTCGCACG GGTTCATGCACGCGGGATATCCCGTCATGATGCACTCCTCCTCGGCCCTTTCCCTGGTCAATCCCGAACTGGCCCGGTCGAACGGGATCTGGGGGGCCATCCACGAGCTGGGCCACAACCAGCAGCGCGGCGGCTGGGAGTTCCCGCCGCACACCACCGAGTGCACCTGCAACCTGTGGTCCATCTACGTGCACGAGACCGTGCTGGGCATGAACCGCGCCTCGGCGCACGGCGGCCTGTCGCCCGACGGCCGCAAGTGCCGCAAGGAGGCCTTCCAGAAAGACCCCAACCTGTCCAAGTGGAGCGTCTGGGTCGCGCTGGAGACGTACGTACAG ctCCAGGAAGAGTTTGGCTGGGATGCCTTCAAGAAGGTCTTCGCTGCCTACCAGACCATGAAGAACGTGCCCAGGGACAACCCAGGCAAGATGAACCTGTTTGCCGAGACCTTCTCCCGCACAGTCAACAAGAACCTGGCCCCCTTCTTCAAGGCCTGGGCCTGGCCCATCCTCCCCGCCACGGAGCAGAAACTGGCGGACCTTCCAGCATGGACCGACCACCCCATGAGCAA GCCACCTTCCTGA
- the pnkp gene encoding bifunctional polynucleotide phosphatase/kinase isoform X1, whose protein sequence is MGCLIGIAARRLASGFLPLGGVCRQQEASLGSLDSLVQADGSGGSDPHGDMLRQQCGELLHHHTLRHLPPRAAVGLQPSAGLLEQLLSQLPGPLAAALPHAEPDAAALLRQHSPVLQRGLQVLEEMQCVLASESGERVPLADGRAVIIGRGPDSGVSDKKCSRHQVKLVACYEDSTVHVTQLGPNPSSVGGQVLGRGQSRQLTQQDTLYLVNQSHPFTVQFSRCSNGTGSPATLRGGETKTEREKEKGKEGERASQKTAPKRSILDFYKSSPKKAVKRPHSQEEDPNGKRARTEGSSSGDEDAESLVEQKLKRLQEMAEGASVQQAEARPACGSSPCPVDRWEQVAKLLLFTAAGVTASTKVAGFDIDGCIITTKSGKVFPTSPDDWRILYPEIQPKLARLLKEGYKVVFFTNQMGIARGKLRPEVFKSKVEDVLTTLKLPVQVFVATGPGLYRKPVVGMWEHLCEKANDGVTVDKSQSFYVGDAAGRPANWAPGKKKKDFSCSDRLFALNIGLPFHTPEEFFLGWKSAPYSLPAFDPRTVDPAPRLYDPADASLTSTKQEVIVAVGFPASGKSTFFHKHIIPKGYVYVNRDTLGTWQKCVAACERALKEGHSVAVDNTNPDLESRERYVDVCRKAGVSCRCFFFTATLEQAKHNNRFREMMPSQSKHAPVNDMVFHSYKNKFVTPSVSEGFSEVLKIHFVPSFADSQSEALFRQFSEG, encoded by the exons ATGGGCTGTCTCATCGGCATCGCCGCCAGGCGTCTCGCATCTGGCTTCCTTCCACTGGGCGGAGTCTGCAGACAGCAGGAAGCGAGTCTCGGCAGCCTTGACAGCCTCGTCCAGGCTGACGGGTCTGGCGGCTCGGACCCACACGGCGACATGCTCCGGCAACAATGCGGCGAACTGctccaccaccacacactgcgTCACCTCCCACCCCGAGCGGCTGTGGGGCTTCAGCCATCCGCTGGCCTCCTGGAGCAGCTCCTGAGCCAGCTCCCGGGGCCCCTGGCCGCCGCCCTGCCGCACGCGGAACCGGACGCGGCAGCTCTCCTCCGCCAACACAGTCCTGTCCTGCAGCGCGGCCTTCAGGTCCTGGAAG agatgcagtgtgtgctggCCAGTGAGTCCGGAGAACGCGTGCCCCTTGCCGATGGCCGAGCGGTGATCATAGGCCGTGGCCCTGATTCCGGAGTGTCCGACAAGAAGTGCTCCAGACACCAGG TCAAACTGGTGGCCTGTTATGAAGACAGCACAGTGCATGTGACACAG CTGGGCCCAAACCCTTCCTCTGTTGGGGGCCAAGTTCTGGGCAGAGGCCAGTCCAGGCAGCTGACCCAGCAGGACACGCTGTACCTGGTGAACCAGAGTCACCCCTTCACAGTGCAGTTTTCCAGGTGTTCCAACGGGACGGGCTCACCCGCCACTCTAAGGGGAGGGGAGACCAagaccgagagagagaaggagaaaggcaaggagggggagagggctTCTCAGAAGACTGCCCCCAAACGCAGCATCCTGGACTTCTATAAAAGTTCTCCCAAGAAG gCAGTGAAGAGGCCACACAGCCAGGAAGAGGACCCCAATGGGAAACGCGCACGGACAGAGGGTTCCTCCAGCGGGGACGAAGATGCAGAGAGCCTGGTAGAGCAGAAGCTCAAGCGACTGCAGGAGATGGCAGAGGGAGCCAGCGTCCAGCAGGCAGAAGCGCGGCCTGCCTGTGGGTCCTCCCCTTGTCCCGTGGATCGCTGGGAGCAGGTGGCCAAGCTGTTGCTCTTCACTGCAGCAGGGGTCACTGCCAGCACGAAG GTCGCGGGATTCGACATTGATGGGTGCATCATCACCACAAAGTCAGGCAAAGTGTTCCCCACCAGCCCAGATGACTGGag GATTCTGTATCCAGAGATTCAGCCCAAACTGGCTCGCCTTTTAAAGGAAGGATACAAG GTGGTGTTCTTTACCAACCAGATGGGCATCGCTCGAGGAAAACTGAGGCCTGAGGTCTTCAAATCCAAAGTGGAGGATGTTCTGACCACACTGAAACTGCCTGTGCAG GTGTTTGTGGCGACCGGGCCTGGTTTGTACAGAAAGCCTGTGGTGGGGATGTGGGAACATCTCTGTGAGAAG GCCAATGATGGTGTGACCGTGGATAAATCCCAGAGTTTCTATGTGGGAG ATGCAGCCGGACGTCCGGCAAACTGGGCTCCAGGCAAGAAGAAGAAAGATTTCTCCTGCAGCGACAGACTA TTTGCTCTGAACATCGGGCTACCCTTCCACACTCCAGAGGAGTTTTTCCTGGGCTGgaagagcgccccctacagCTTGCCCGCGTTTGACCCT AGGACCGttgaccccgccccccgtctGTACGACCCCGCTGACGCCTCCCTCACATCcacaaaacaggaagtcatCGTCGCCGTGGGTTTCCCTGCTT CTGGGAAATCCACCTTCTTCCACAAGCACATCATCCCAAAGGGCTACGTGTATGTGAACAGG GACACGCTGGGTACCTGGCAGAAGTGCGTTGCCGCGTGTGAGCGCGCTCTGAAGGAAGGCCACAGTGTTGCCGTTGATAACACCAACCCTGACCTGGAGTCTCGCGAACG gtatgtggatgtgtgtcgGAAGGCAGGAGTTTCCTGTCGCTGCTTCTTCTTCACTGCCACCCTGGAACAGGCCAAGCACAACAACAGG TTTCGGGAAATGATGCCCTCACAGAGCAAACATGCCCCTGTCAATGACATGGTTTTCCACAGCTACAA GAACAAGTTTGTCACACCCAGTGTCTCTGAAGGCTTTTCTGAGGTATTGAAGATACACTTTGTCCCCAGCTTtgcagacagccaatcagaggctctCTTTAGGCAGTTCTCTGAGGGCTGA
- the pnkp gene encoding bifunctional polynucleotide phosphatase/kinase isoform X2, producing the protein MQCVLASESGERVPLADGRAVIIGRGPDSGVSDKKCSRHQVKLVACYEDSTVHVTQLGPNPSSVGGQVLGRGQSRQLTQQDTLYLVNQSHPFTVQFSRCSNGTGSPATLRGGETKTEREKEKGKEGERASQKTAPKRSILDFYKSSPKKAVKRPHSQEEDPNGKRARTEGSSSGDEDAESLVEQKLKRLQEMAEGASVQQAEARPACGSSPCPVDRWEQVAKLLLFTAAGVTASTKVAGFDIDGCIITTKSGKVFPTSPDDWRILYPEIQPKLARLLKEGYKVVFFTNQMGIARGKLRPEVFKSKVEDVLTTLKLPVQVFVATGPGLYRKPVVGMWEHLCEKANDGVTVDKSQSFYVGDAAGRPANWAPGKKKKDFSCSDRLFALNIGLPFHTPEEFFLGWKSAPYSLPAFDPRTVDPAPRLYDPADASLTSTKQEVIVAVGFPASGKSTFFHKHIIPKGYVYVNRDTLGTWQKCVAACERALKEGHSVAVDNTNPDLESRERYVDVCRKAGVSCRCFFFTATLEQAKHNNRFREMMPSQSKHAPVNDMVFHSYKNKFVTPSVSEGFSEVLKIHFVPSFADSQSEALFRQFSEG; encoded by the exons atgcagtgtgtgctggCCAGTGAGTCCGGAGAACGCGTGCCCCTTGCCGATGGCCGAGCGGTGATCATAGGCCGTGGCCCTGATTCCGGAGTGTCCGACAAGAAGTGCTCCAGACACCAGG TCAAACTGGTGGCCTGTTATGAAGACAGCACAGTGCATGTGACACAG CTGGGCCCAAACCCTTCCTCTGTTGGGGGCCAAGTTCTGGGCAGAGGCCAGTCCAGGCAGCTGACCCAGCAGGACACGCTGTACCTGGTGAACCAGAGTCACCCCTTCACAGTGCAGTTTTCCAGGTGTTCCAACGGGACGGGCTCACCCGCCACTCTAAGGGGAGGGGAGACCAagaccgagagagagaaggagaaaggcaaggagggggagagggctTCTCAGAAGACTGCCCCCAAACGCAGCATCCTGGACTTCTATAAAAGTTCTCCCAAGAAG gCAGTGAAGAGGCCACACAGCCAGGAAGAGGACCCCAATGGGAAACGCGCACGGACAGAGGGTTCCTCCAGCGGGGACGAAGATGCAGAGAGCCTGGTAGAGCAGAAGCTCAAGCGACTGCAGGAGATGGCAGAGGGAGCCAGCGTCCAGCAGGCAGAAGCGCGGCCTGCCTGTGGGTCCTCCCCTTGTCCCGTGGATCGCTGGGAGCAGGTGGCCAAGCTGTTGCTCTTCACTGCAGCAGGGGTCACTGCCAGCACGAAG GTCGCGGGATTCGACATTGATGGGTGCATCATCACCACAAAGTCAGGCAAAGTGTTCCCCACCAGCCCAGATGACTGGag GATTCTGTATCCAGAGATTCAGCCCAAACTGGCTCGCCTTTTAAAGGAAGGATACAAG GTGGTGTTCTTTACCAACCAGATGGGCATCGCTCGAGGAAAACTGAGGCCTGAGGTCTTCAAATCCAAAGTGGAGGATGTTCTGACCACACTGAAACTGCCTGTGCAG GTGTTTGTGGCGACCGGGCCTGGTTTGTACAGAAAGCCTGTGGTGGGGATGTGGGAACATCTCTGTGAGAAG GCCAATGATGGTGTGACCGTGGATAAATCCCAGAGTTTCTATGTGGGAG ATGCAGCCGGACGTCCGGCAAACTGGGCTCCAGGCAAGAAGAAGAAAGATTTCTCCTGCAGCGACAGACTA TTTGCTCTGAACATCGGGCTACCCTTCCACACTCCAGAGGAGTTTTTCCTGGGCTGgaagagcgccccctacagCTTGCCCGCGTTTGACCCT AGGACCGttgaccccgccccccgtctGTACGACCCCGCTGACGCCTCCCTCACATCcacaaaacaggaagtcatCGTCGCCGTGGGTTTCCCTGCTT CTGGGAAATCCACCTTCTTCCACAAGCACATCATCCCAAAGGGCTACGTGTATGTGAACAGG GACACGCTGGGTACCTGGCAGAAGTGCGTTGCCGCGTGTGAGCGCGCTCTGAAGGAAGGCCACAGTGTTGCCGTTGATAACACCAACCCTGACCTGGAGTCTCGCGAACG gtatgtggatgtgtgtcgGAAGGCAGGAGTTTCCTGTCGCTGCTTCTTCTTCACTGCCACCCTGGAACAGGCCAAGCACAACAACAGG TTTCGGGAAATGATGCCCTCACAGAGCAAACATGCCCCTGTCAATGACATGGTTTTCCACAGCTACAA GAACAAGTTTGTCACACCCAGTGTCTCTGAAGGCTTTTCTGAGGTATTGAAGATACACTTTGTCCCCAGCTTtgcagacagccaatcagaggctctCTTTAGGCAGTTCTCTGAGGGCTGA